In the Campylobacter concisus genome, one interval contains:
- the sdhA gene encoding 8-methylmenaquinol:fumarate reductase flavoprotein subunit yields the protein MSEKFTRREFLQSACISVGALATTAGATNVFAGELPKGNENGLPSVDVLIIGSGGAGLRAATAVRKQYPNSTVVVATKMMPSRNATCMAEGGINGVTDFSNGDSFKLHAYDTVKGAAYLADQDAVVKFCEAAGAVIHELDHNGMLFSRIDNGDVSRKDNGDVAFRFMGGASKKRCNYAADKTGHVLMHACLDDAITAGVKFLMDHELLEIGLEDGKVEGVVLRNIQDGQIYPVLCKSLVIATGGYTRIFYNRTSVPFIATGDGIAAALKAGLGFEDPEMLQFHPTGVQNGGTLITEAARGEGGYLLNNKGERFMKNYHEKMELAPRDVVARAIETEIREGRGFGEGMSAYVLCDVRHLGKDTIMKKLPKIRHTAMLFQNIDLIEQPVPIRPTAHYSMGGIEVAKFDDMSTKISGIYVGGEASCVSIHGANRLGGNSLTDAVVTGDLAGKGAGAYAQNAKFASGKKTSELAKMWQDKFKSIATGEGGVNDMYALREELGKNNWDLMGIFRTGAKLDQLSKNLEAIQAKYDTLKVPNQNPVMNTAFTDYVELGNLILLSRAACLAAQNRLESRGAHTREDYPKRDDVNFLKHSIVTLKDGKLELSYKDVVTGIFSLDGKKPE from the coding sequence ATGAGTGAAAAATTTACCAGAAGAGAATTTCTACAAAGTGCCTGTATCAGCGTAGGTGCGCTAGCTACAACGGCTGGTGCGACCAATGTTTTTGCTGGTGAGTTGCCAAAAGGTAATGAAAATGGCTTACCATCTGTTGATGTGCTAATAATCGGCTCTGGTGGTGCTGGACTTCGTGCAGCAACAGCCGTTCGCAAGCAATATCCAAACTCAACCGTCGTTGTTGCTACAAAGATGATGCCATCACGTAATGCGACCTGTATGGCAGAGGGTGGAATAAACGGCGTTACTGACTTTAGTAATGGCGATAGCTTCAAGCTTCACGCTTATGACACAGTTAAAGGTGCGGCTTATCTTGCTGATCAAGATGCAGTTGTGAAATTTTGCGAGGCAGCAGGCGCAGTCATCCACGAGCTAGACCACAATGGTATGCTCTTTTCTCGTATAGATAATGGTGACGTGTCCCGTAAAGATAATGGCGATGTTGCTTTTCGCTTCATGGGTGGTGCTAGTAAAAAGCGCTGTAACTACGCGGCTGATAAAACTGGCCACGTTTTGATGCACGCCTGTCTTGACGACGCTATCACAGCTGGCGTTAAATTTCTAATGGATCATGAGCTACTTGAGATCGGTCTTGAGGATGGCAAGGTTGAAGGCGTTGTTCTTCGCAACATCCAAGATGGTCAAATTTACCCAGTTCTTTGCAAATCTCTAGTCATTGCAACTGGCGGATACACTAGAATTTTTTATAACCGCACATCAGTTCCATTTATAGCAACTGGTGATGGCATCGCTGCTGCGCTTAAAGCAGGTCTTGGTTTTGAAGATCCTGAGATGCTTCAGTTTCACCCAACTGGCGTTCAAAATGGTGGCACACTAATCACTGAAGCAGCTCGTGGCGAGGGTGGATACTTGTTAAATAACAAGGGCGAGCGCTTTATGAAAAACTATCATGAAAAGATGGAGCTAGCTCCTCGTGACGTTGTCGCTCGTGCGATCGAGACAGAAATTCGCGAGGGTAGAGGCTTTGGTGAGGGTATGAGCGCTTACGTGCTTTGTGACGTTCGCCATCTTGGCAAAGATACTATTATGAAAAAGCTTCCAAAAATTCGCCACACAGCCATGCTTTTCCAAAATATTGATCTAATCGAGCAACCAGTGCCTATTCGTCCAACAGCTCACTACTCAATGGGTGGCATAGAGGTAGCTAAATTTGATGATATGAGCACAAAAATCTCTGGAATTTATGTAGGTGGCGAGGCTTCATGTGTATCTATCCACGGCGCAAACCGCCTTGGTGGTAACAGCCTAACTGACGCAGTTGTAACTGGCGATCTAGCTGGCAAGGGTGCTGGCGCTTACGCTCAAAATGCAAAATTTGCAAGCGGCAAGAAAACTTCTGAGCTAGCAAAAATGTGGCAAGATAAATTTAAATCTATCGCAACAGGCGAGGGCGGTGTGAACGACATGTACGCACTTCGTGAAGAGCTTGGTAAAAACAACTGGGATCTAATGGGTATCTTTAGAACTGGCGCAAAACTTGATCAGCTCTCTAAAAATTTAGAAGCTATCCAAGCAAAATATGACACCCTTAAAGTGCCAAATCAAAACCCAGTCATGAACACAGCATTTACTGACTATGTCGAGCTTGGCAACCTTATACTTCTTTCTCGTGCAGCATGCCTTGCAGCGCAAAATCGTCTTGAGAGCCGTGGTGCTCACACAAGAGAGGACTATCCAAAAAGAGATGATGTAAATTTCTTAAAACACAGCATAGTCACACTAAAAGACGGCAAGCTTGAGCTTAGCTACAAAGACGTTGTGACAGGCATATTTTCACTTGATGGCAAGAAGCCAGAGTAA
- the sdhB gene encoding 8-methylmenaquinol:fumarate reductase iron-sulfur subunit — protein MKIIIDRFDGTKKYESTYELTNEEIKGKTLLTVLLDIKQKKDATLNFTASCRSAICGACAVRVNGHSYLACDTKMNELLAEYDNPESIRISPLGNFKVISDLMVDWEPSIENLRKIRPSITAKSEFSAEKGCKQSQKEYEKVALEWDCILCGACASECNKLEADASDYMQPFVFVHAYRAAFDSRSKDPMPHLKPAIDNGLWMCVKCQECADRCPKGISACKDITDLRIMAIQKGFDDGMGPDHAEAFLTDLVDGSGRLNEIKLALRSEGVFRNMGKMDIAANLMLAGKMNPLHIFGEEDIEGHDDLVKMINAARKAASKE, from the coding sequence ATGAAAATTATTATCGACCGTTTTGACGGAACTAAAAAATATGAATCAACTTATGAGCTAACAAATGAAGAGATCAAAGGCAAAACTCTTTTAACAGTGCTTCTTGATATCAAACAAAAAAAGGATGCGACGTTAAATTTCACAGCATCTTGCCGCTCAGCGATATGTGGAGCGTGCGCTGTTAGAGTAAATGGCCACTCATATCTAGCCTGTGATACGAAGATGAATGAGCTTTTGGCGGAGTATGATAACCCAGAGAGTATAAGAATTTCGCCTCTTGGAAATTTTAAAGTGATCTCAGACCTCATGGTGGACTGGGAACCAAGTATTGAAAATTTACGCAAGATTAGGCCTAGCATTACAGCTAAGTCAGAATTTAGCGCAGAAAAAGGCTGTAAGCAAAGTCAAAAAGAGTATGAAAAAGTAGCGCTTGAATGGGACTGCATACTTTGTGGAGCCTGTGCTAGTGAGTGTAATAAACTTGAAGCAGACGCGAGCGATTATATGCAGCCATTTGTATTTGTGCATGCTTATAGAGCTGCATTTGACTCACGTAGCAAAGATCCTATGCCGCACCTAAAACCAGCTATAGATAATGGCCTTTGGATGTGTGTAAAATGCCAAGAGTGCGCTGATCGCTGTCCAAAAGGCATAAGCGCATGCAAGGATATAACCGATCTTCGCATCATGGCTATACAAAAAGGCTTTGATGATGGCATGGGACCAGATCACGCTGAAGCGTTTTTAACCGATCTAGTTGATGGCTCAGGCAGACTAAATGAGATCAAGCTTGCACTTCGCTCTGAGGGAGTGTTTAGAAATATGGGCAAAATGGATATCGCTGCAAATTTAATGCTTGCAGGTAAGATGAATCCACTTCATATTTTCGGCGAAGAGGACATAGAAGGACATGATGATCTAGTAAAAATGATAAATGCGGCTCGCAAAGCTGCTAGTAAGGAGTAA
- the sdhE gene encoding 8-methylmenaquinol:fumarate reductase membrane anchor subunit, protein MQNEFAFFPGCVLSQAAKEAKMSLEAIAPILGWKLHEIKGWSCCGAQQAQDVDPIATLVANARNIALAEQMNMPMLTTCSTCMLTLTRAKTTLDKGAKDRINTFLAEGNMKYNGSTEITSLLWVLYQDVETLRAKVVKPLSGLKVALFYGCHSLRPEKDLHNRESSVNPKSFETVVGALGATIVPFEKRLDCCGFHASYPAGTSVRKMSSQIVNNADENGADVVVTPCPLCQMQLDIYQERYQDENHSNVRKPIIHLSQLVGLALGLSVEDLGLDLNIIDATKIA, encoded by the coding sequence ATGCAAAACGAATTCGCTTTTTTCCCAGGATGCGTACTCTCTCAAGCAGCTAAAGAGGCTAAGATGTCGCTTGAGGCTATCGCTCCGATACTTGGCTGGAAGCTTCACGAGATAAAGGGCTGGAGCTGTTGTGGTGCCCAACAAGCACAAGACGTCGATCCTATCGCTACGCTTGTGGCAAATGCTAGAAACATAGCGCTTGCAGAGCAGATGAATATGCCTATGCTTACGACATGCTCAACTTGTATGCTAACTCTAACAAGAGCTAAAACTACGCTTGATAAGGGCGCAAAGGATCGTATAAATACTTTCTTGGCTGAGGGCAATATGAAATATAATGGCTCAACCGAGATCACAAGCCTTCTTTGGGTGCTTTATCAAGACGTAGAAACACTAAGAGCAAAGGTTGTTAAGCCACTTAGTGGGCTAAAAGTAGCACTATTTTACGGCTGTCATAGCCTAAGACCTGAAAAAGATCTTCATAACAGGGAAAGCTCAGTCAATCCAAAGAGCTTTGAAACCGTTGTAGGCGCACTTGGCGCTACTATCGTGCCATTTGAGAAAAGACTTGACTGCTGTGGTTTCCATGCTAGCTACCCAGCCGGCACATCTGTAAGAAAAATGTCAAGTCAGATCGTAAATAACGCCGATGAAAACGGCGCTGACGTAGTTGTCACACCATGCCCACTTTGTCAAATGCAACTTGACATCTACCAAGAGAGATATCAAGATGAGAACCACTCAAATGTGAGAAAACCAATCATTCACCTATCTCAGCTTGTAGGTCTTGCACTTGGACTATCTGTTGAAGATCTTGGACTTGATCTAAACATCATCGACGCTACCAAGATAGCGTAA
- the htpG gene encoding molecular chaperone HtpG — MADKFEFQTEVNDLLNLMIHSLYSNKEIFLRELISNSNDALDKLNYLCLTDEKYKSLSYTPRIDIKVDDKAKTLTISDDGIGMDKDELIANLGTIARSGTKGFMKNLSGDAKKDSSLIGQFGVGFYSAFMVASKIEVISKRALSEKAYKWTSDAKSYEIEDAQKDGFGTDIILHLNDDEFANSWRIEEIVKKYSNHIPYPIFMDKQSYVAPKEGEKEGTYETKNEQINKANALWKLNKASLKEQDYNDFYKQISHDSSDPLLYIHTKAEGKIEYSTLFYVPSTEPFDLFRVDYQSGVKLYVKRVFITDDAKELLPPYLRFIKGVIDVEDLPLNVSREILQENAIMRSVKEQSVKKILSELSKVKESDRDKYIKFYKLFGKVLKEGLYGFNAEKEQILDICIFKSSKRDGLISLKEYKEAMKEDQKSIYYISGNNENMLRNSPLLESFKKNDIEVLIMDEEVDTIVMPMVNEFDKTPLKSVSHADINDEIKSDEKVDESKVANTLVKMKEILKDEVKDVRLSSRLSSSAAVLIYDKNDPDYAMQEMLKQMGQGANAPKVKPILEINADHEIFAKLEKNEAMIYDIAPLLLDMARLNEGMSLENPAKFSELLTKVMIKAI, encoded by the coding sequence ATGGCAGATAAATTTGAATTTCAAACTGAGGTCAATGACCTTTTAAATTTGATGATCCACTCTCTTTACTCAAACAAAGAGATATTTTTAAGAGAGCTCATCTCAAACTCAAACGACGCTCTTGACAAGCTAAACTACCTTTGCTTGACTGATGAAAAGTATAAAAGTCTAAGCTACACTCCAAGGATCGACATCAAAGTAGATGATAAGGCTAAGACTTTAACCATTAGCGATGATGGTATCGGTATGGATAAAGATGAGCTTATCGCAAATTTAGGTACCATCGCAAGAAGCGGCACAAAAGGCTTTATGAAAAATTTAAGCGGCGATGCTAAAAAAGATAGCTCGCTGATCGGTCAGTTTGGCGTGGGATTTTACTCAGCATTTATGGTGGCAAGCAAGATTGAAGTCATAAGCAAACGAGCACTAAGCGAGAAGGCCTATAAATGGACATCTGATGCAAAAAGCTACGAGATCGAAGATGCTCAAAAAGATGGCTTTGGCACGGATATTATCTTGCATTTAAACGACGATGAATTTGCAAATTCTTGGCGTATAGAAGAGATAGTCAAGAAGTATTCAAACCACATTCCTTATCCTATATTTATGGATAAACAAAGCTATGTCGCTCCAAAAGAAGGCGAAAAAGAAGGCACTTATGAGACCAAAAACGAGCAAATAAACAAAGCAAATGCGCTTTGGAAGCTAAATAAAGCCAGCCTAAAAGAGCAAGACTACAACGACTTTTATAAGCAAATTTCACATGACAGCAGCGATCCGCTCCTTTATATCCACACAAAAGCTGAGGGTAAGATCGAGTACTCGACGCTATTCTATGTGCCAAGCACTGAGCCGTTTGACCTCTTTAGGGTTGATTATCAAAGTGGCGTGAAGCTCTATGTGAAGAGGGTTTTTATAACTGACGATGCAAAAGAGCTTTTGCCACCTTATCTAAGATTTATCAAAGGTGTGATCGACGTTGAGGATCTGCCGCTAAACGTTAGCCGTGAAATTTTACAAGAAAATGCGATCATGAGAAGCGTCAAAGAGCAAAGCGTGAAGAAAATTTTAAGCGAGCTTTCAAAAGTAAAAGAGAGCGACCGCGATAAATACATAAAATTTTACAAACTATTTGGCAAGGTTTTAAAAGAGGGACTTTACGGCTTTAACGCTGAAAAAGAGCAAATTTTAGACATTTGCATATTTAAAAGCTCAAAAAGAGATGGACTTATCAGCCTAAAAGAGTACAAAGAGGCGATGAAAGAGGATCAAAAGTCGATCTACTACATCAGCGGCAACAACGAAAATATGCTAAGAAATTCGCCACTTCTTGAAAGCTTTAAGAAAAACGACATCGAAGTGTTAATAATGGACGAAGAGGTCGACACGATAGTTATGCCAATGGTCAATGAATTTGATAAAACACCTCTAAAATCAGTCTCACACGCTGATATCAATGACGAGATAAAAAGCGATGAAAAAGTAGACGAAAGCAAAGTTGCAAATACGCTTGTTAAAATGAAAGAAATTTTAAAAGACGAGGTAAAAGATGTAAGACTAAGCTCAAGACTATCAAGCTCGGCTGCGGTGCTAATTTACGATAAAAACGATCCCGATTATGCTATGCAAGAGATGCTAAAACAAATGGGACAAGGCGCAAACGCTCCAAAAGTTAAACCGATCTTGGAGATAAATGCTGATCATGAAATTTTTGCAAAACTAGAGAAAAATGAAGCTATGATTTACGACATCGCACCTTTGCTTCTTGATATGGCAAGGCTAAATGAGGGCATGAGCCTAGAAAATCCTGCTAAATTTTCAGAGCTATTAACGAAAGTGATGATAAAAGCTATCTAA
- a CDS encoding lysophospholipid acyltransferase family protein has protein sequence MILLKIRALFFAIEFVISVILVVFFMWLFNDKNRAIRKFWGRSQRFFGGYKLEVIGNFSDEANILLINHQSMLDIIVIEELHPKDVCWIAKAQIGKIPIIGKILSLPKMIAVERENKHSLIKLLSEAKDRVENGRVLAIFPEGTRSQTNKLLPFKGGAKLLVEKLNLKVQPIVIVGSDAMKVKEFSFKKADIKLFCLDLVDTSKDNWLETTRESMQKVLDENRK, from the coding sequence ATAATCTTGTTAAAAATTAGAGCTTTATTTTTTGCTATTGAGTTTGTTATCAGCGTTATTCTAGTCGTCTTTTTTATGTGGCTATTTAATGATAAAAATAGAGCCATAAGAAAATTTTGGGGAAGGTCGCAAAGGTTTTTTGGTGGATATAAACTTGAAGTGATAGGCAATTTTAGTGATGAGGCAAATATCTTACTTATAAACCACCAAAGCATGCTTGATATCATCGTCATCGAAGAGCTTCACCCAAAAGATGTCTGCTGGATTGCAAAGGCACAGATCGGTAAAATTCCTATAATTGGTAAAATTTTAAGCTTGCCAAAAATGATAGCGGTTGAGCGTGAAAATAAACACTCTCTTATAAAGCTTTTAAGCGAAGCAAAAGATAGAGTTGAAAATGGTCGCGTTTTAGCCATATTTCCCGAAGGAACTAGATCTCAAACTAATAAGCTTTTACCTTTTAAGGGCGGTGCAAAACTATTAGTTGAAAAGCTAAATTTAAAAGTTCAGCCTATCGTTATTGTAGGAAGCGACGCGATGAAAGTAAAAGAATTTAGCTTTAAAAAAGCGGATATCAAGCTCTTTTGTCTTGATTTAGTCGATACTTCAAAAGACAACTGGCTAGAGACGACTAGAGAGAGTATGCAAAAAGTCCTAGACGAAAATAGAAAATAA
- a CDS encoding SH3 domain-containing protein yields MVKHFLFISLLVLNLFAVNTDEVSVFDMMDEAREDKFVNSPTSNPKTQKPPKEQDFSRKFVSPQPERITPEQMRNIVPTNEPDISVPDNQVYDKIKVKELLLKATNVPKNVVIGEIFSVEIVADTQNDFEFEFETQLDETNIKWLNKKNFQWVKSEDNKYVGTFYLEATSIDAKTLKVGLDLKRNGENYQSSNINIFLPKLKELRSDENYNHIVADNLEVKKFKTTKFDDINNIMVVEIYGNNVDLSAFNIENKTILKQGVDTINGDFNSQSAYYFAVFKPNKKSLDFNYYNLKKAKFESFSLPVSVEDDDVSTQIGLNPKQSEFSTYKDVTIYSCAVIFILLAIWRRRLSYFFVATIFIALGIYTYNPFGKAVLKPDISVSILPTKNSTIFYTSRKNENVEILDTKGDYSKILFADGKIGWVKKDNLVKN; encoded by the coding sequence TTGGTAAAACATTTTCTTTTTATCTCCCTACTCGTACTAAATTTATTTGCTGTAAATACCGATGAAGTAAGCGTTTTTGACATGATGGACGAAGCTAGGGAGGATAAATTTGTAAATAGCCCTACTTCAAATCCAAAAACTCAAAAACCGCCAAAAGAACAAGATTTTTCAAGAAAATTTGTATCACCACAGCCAGAGCGTATCACTCCAGAGCAGATGCGAAACATCGTTCCAACAAACGAGCCAGATATTAGCGTCCCAGACAATCAAGTATATGATAAGATCAAGGTAAAAGAGCTTCTTTTAAAAGCCACAAATGTACCAAAAAATGTTGTTATAGGAGAAATTTTTAGTGTTGAGATAGTGGCTGATACACAAAATGACTTTGAGTTTGAGTTTGAGACACAGCTTGATGAAACAAATATCAAATGGCTAAATAAGAAAAATTTTCAATGGGTAAAAAGTGAAGACAACAAATATGTAGGTACTTTTTATCTTGAGGCAACAAGCATTGACGCAAAGACTTTAAAAGTTGGCTTGGATCTAAAAAGAAATGGCGAAAACTATCAAAGCTCAAATATAAATATCTTTTTGCCAAAGCTAAAAGAGCTTAGAAGTGATGAGAACTACAACCATATCGTGGCTGATAATCTTGAAGTTAAGAAATTTAAGACAACAAAATTTGATGATATAAACAATATCATGGTCGTTGAAATTTATGGCAATAACGTAGATCTAAGTGCTTTTAATATAGAAAATAAGACAATTTTAAAGCAAGGCGTAGATACGATAAATGGCGACTTTAACTCACAAAGTGCATATTATTTTGCAGTATTTAAGCCAAACAAAAAATCGCTTGACTTTAACTACTACAACCTAAAAAAGGCTAAATTTGAAAGCTTTTCTTTGCCAGTGAGTGTCGAAGATGACGATGTCAGCACACAAATCGGACTAAACCCAAAACAAAGCGAGTTTAGCACCTATAAAGATGTCACGATCTACTCTTGTGCGGTAATTTTTATATTATTAGCTATTTGGCGCAGAAGGCTTAGCTACTTTTTCGTAGCAACCATTTTTATAGCACTTGGAATTTATACCTACAACCCTTTTGGTAAGGCTGTTCTAAAACCAGATATTAGCGTTTCGATCTTGCCCACAAAAAACTCAACCATCTTTTACACATCCCGTAAAAATGAAAATGTAGAAATTTTAGACACAAAAGGTGACTACTCAAAAATTTTATTTGCTGATGGTAAGATTGGCTGGGTAAAAAAGGATAATCTTGTTAAAAATTAG
- the purQ gene encoding phosphoribosylformylglycinamidine synthase I: MKVAIILFPGTNCEEDTAHAFKLLGCQTQIIWHKEDKIDADLVVLPGGFSYGDYLRTAAIAKFSPAMQAVKKHAKKGGYILGICNGFQMLLELGLLKGAMRRNENLNFVSKYHHLKVISNNNKFLANLAKNEVVNIPIAHGEGNYYTDENTLKSLYDNEQVLLKYCDAKGNEINPNGSVDNIAGICDEGKKIFGLMPHPERACEKILGTDDGMKMLKGLVW, encoded by the coding sequence ATGAAAGTAGCGATAATACTTTTTCCTGGCACAAACTGCGAAGAAGACACAGCTCACGCATTTAAATTACTTGGATGCCAAACACAGATCATTTGGCACAAAGAAGATAAAATAGATGCTGACCTGGTCGTGCTTCCAGGCGGTTTTAGCTATGGCGACTATCTAAGAACAGCCGCGATAGCTAAATTTAGCCCAGCTATGCAAGCTGTAAAAAAGCATGCAAAAAAAGGCGGCTATATCTTAGGGATTTGCAATGGTTTTCAGATGCTACTTGAGCTTGGACTCTTAAAGGGTGCGATGAGAAGAAATGAAAATTTAAATTTCGTCTCAAAATATCACCACCTAAAGGTAATCTCAAATAACAATAAATTCTTAGCAAATTTAGCCAAAAATGAAGTGGTTAATATCCCTATCGCTCACGGAGAAGGCAACTACTACACTGACGAAAATACGCTAAAAAGCCTATATGACAATGAGCAAGTACTGCTAAAATATTGCGATGCTAAAGGCAACGAAATAAATCCTAATGGCTCAGTCGACAATATAGCTGGAATTTGCGATGAGGGCAAAAAGATTTTTGGTCTTATGCCTCATCCAGAGCGCGCTTGTGAGAAAATTTTAGGTACAGATGATGGTATGAAGATGCTAAAAGGTCTAGTTTGGTAA
- the purS gene encoding phosphoribosylformylglycinamidine synthase subunit PurS: protein MKAVVNIALRSGVLDPAGKAVEHALNSLGFSGVSNVRIGKQIVLDIDESDKAKANEQLKVMCEELLANTVIEDYEIVL from the coding sequence ATGAAAGCTGTTGTAAATATAGCATTAAGAAGTGGGGTCCTTGACCCTGCTGGCAAAGCAGTAGAGCACGCTTTAAATTCTCTCGGATTTAGCGGTGTATCAAATGTCAGGATAGGCAAACAAATTGTTTTAGATATCGATGAGAGTGATAAAGCTAAAGCGAATGAGCAGCTAAAAGTGATGTGCGAAGAGCTTTTAGCAAATACCGTCATCGAAGACTATGAGATCGTGCTATGA
- the purC gene encoding phosphoribosylaminoimidazolesuccinocarboxamide synthase has product MQKRELIYEGKGKKMYATDDANLLVAEFKDDLTAFDAQKRGNEAGKGALNNKISTQLFKLLESKGIVTDLVETISDTEQVVKKCEIIPLEVVVRNIATGSLSKRLGIKEGTVLPFTLVEFYYKNDDLHDPLVTDEHCIIMGLVKSEKDLQTLRHTAREINSILFKFFAERDLKLVDFKIEFGIDKDGNIILADEISPDSCRFWDAKTNEKLDKDRFRQDLGSVKVAYEEVLRRILS; this is encoded by the coding sequence ATGCAAAAAAGAGAGCTTATTTACGAGGGAAAAGGTAAAAAAATGTATGCCACAGACGATGCAAATTTACTTGTGGCTGAATTTAAAGACGATCTAACAGCATTTGATGCTCAAAAAAGAGGCAACGAAGCTGGTAAAGGCGCATTAAATAATAAAATTTCAACACAGCTTTTTAAGCTTTTAGAGAGTAAAGGCATCGTGACTGACTTAGTTGAGACTATCAGCGACACTGAGCAGGTAGTCAAAAAATGCGAGATCATACCTCTTGAAGTTGTTGTGAGAAATATCGCAACTGGTTCACTAAGCAAAAGACTTGGCATAAAAGAAGGCACAGTTTTACCTTTTACGCTTGTTGAGTTTTACTACAAAAATGACGATTTACACGATCCATTAGTAACCGATGAGCACTGCATCATCATGGGTCTAGTAAAGAGTGAAAAAGACCTTCAAACTCTAAGACACACAGCTAGAGAGATCAACTCTATATTATTTAAATTTTTTGCCGAAAGAGATCTAAAACTAGTTGATTTTAAAATAGAATTTGGTATCGACAAAGATGGCAATATCATTTTAGCTGATGAGATAAGCCCTGATAGTTGTAGATTCTGGGATGCTAAAACTAATGAAAAACTTGACAAAGATAGATTTAGACAAGATCTTGGTAGCGTAAAAGTTGCTTATGAAGAAGTTTTAAGAAGAATTTTATCATAA
- a CDS encoding S41 family peptidase — translation MGEILNKFSRFFALKITGALLISSVAVNALFAKSEDEASAKLEALSKLTKTISTVEKYYVDDIKFKEIIDKAIAGLMQNLDAHSSFLNEKAYKDMQVQTSGEFGGLGITVGMKDSALTVISPIEDTPADKAGIKSGDIILRIDGNSTIGTTIDEAVNKMRGKPKTPITITILRKGEQKPFDVKIIRDLIKVESVYAKMIENDNILYVRVTNFDKNVVTKVKEAIKEYPKASGIILDLRNNPGGLLNQAVDLVDLFVDNGIIVSQKGRDASENVEYKASTSKTLSKLPLVALVNGGSASASEIVSGSLQDHKRAVIIGENTFGKGSVQVILPIDDTEALRLTIARYYLPSGRTIQAVGVTPDVVVHPGKVPQSDDSAFSIKESELKAHLKSELNKINPTSEGNKTEAKDDKKIITQKKVDEDIQLKTAIDTIKILKIKQ, via the coding sequence ATAGGAGAAATTTTGAATAAATTTAGTAGATTTTTTGCACTAAAAATTACAGGTGCTTTGCTTATCTCAAGCGTAGCAGTGAATGCACTTTTTGCAAAGAGTGAAGACGAAGCAAGTGCGAAGCTTGAAGCACTTTCAAAGCTTACAAAAACAATTTCAACCGTTGAAAAATACTATGTTGATGACATTAAATTTAAAGAGATCATCGATAAAGCCATTGCTGGTTTAATGCAAAATTTAGATGCCCACTCAAGCTTTTTAAATGAAAAAGCTTACAAAGATATGCAGGTGCAAACAAGTGGAGAATTTGGTGGCCTTGGCATAACAGTTGGCATGAAAGATAGCGCACTAACCGTTATCTCACCGATAGAAGATACCCCAGCTGATAAAGCAGGTATAAAATCAGGCGACATTATCTTAAGGATAGATGGGAACTCAACTATCGGCACAACAATAGATGAAGCTGTAAATAAAATGCGCGGCAAGCCAAAAACTCCAATAACTATCACAATTTTGCGAAAAGGTGAGCAAAAACCATTTGACGTAAAGATCATAAGAGATCTTATAAAAGTTGAGTCTGTCTATGCAAAAATGATAGAAAATGACAACATTCTTTACGTGCGTGTTACAAATTTTGACAAAAATGTTGTTACAAAGGTAAAAGAAGCGATCAAAGAATATCCAAAAGCAAGTGGTATCATACTTGATCTTAGAAATAATCCTGGCGGACTTTTAAATCAAGCTGTCGATCTAGTTGATCTTTTTGTAGATAACGGCATCATCGTCTCTCAAAAGGGTCGCGACGCATCTGAAAATGTAGAGTATAAAGCAAGTACGAGTAAAACTCTTTCAAAACTACCACTTGTTGCACTAGTAAATGGTGGAAGTGCTAGTGCTAGCGAGATCGTAAGTGGCTCACTTCAAGACCATAAACGTGCTGTAATAATCGGCGAAAACACCTTTGGCAAAGGAAGCGTTCAAGTAATCCTTCCAATAGACGACACAGAAGCATTAAGGCTAACCATCGCAAGATACTACTTGCCAAGTGGCAGAACTATTCAAGCAGTTGGCGTAACACCTGATGTAGTCGTGCATCCTGGCAAAGTACCGCAAAGCGACGATAGTGCATTTAGTATCAAAGAGAGCGAGTTAAAAGCACACCTAAAAAGCGAGCTAAACAAGATAAATCCTACAAGCGAGGGCAATAAAACTGAAGCAAAAGATGATAAAAAGATAATCACGCAAAAAAAAGTTGATGAAGATATTCAATTAAAAACAGCAATTGATACGATCAAAATTTTAAAAATAAAACAATAA